The following are from one region of the Melospiza melodia melodia isolate bMelMel2 chromosome 14, bMelMel2.pri, whole genome shotgun sequence genome:
- the LOC134424678 gene encoding protein Shroom1-like produces the protein MHLHTAPAGSHQGHRHPGKGLLAQETSLHSSPDDVPLEGGTQRRLQPSEEQRYQELALEIIAKDRSLEDILMPHPLRKTALNLMESLFPVNISMLDKSRRKRGKAQRVQENDRKSHGDGPEECPKSEHETKQRSKYPASIRNQVLKRNRDSTNELDDLTSKKLELMASVQSRLQALWEEQELVLLEVRECARWGEELEVLLRELCKPQEFERYLMFIGDLEKVLSLLLCLSSRLARVQNALSRTDGNTEPEEKQSLNERHQLLSRQREDAKDLKENLDRRERVVSGILAKYLTEQQLQDYQHFVQVKTSLLIEQKDLEEQIKFFEEQLENLEQSIPI, from the exons ATGCATCTGCACACGGCACCAGCTGGGTCTCACCAAGGACACAGACATCCAGGCAAAGGTCTCCTTGCCCAGGAAACATCCCTGCACAGCAGCCCTGACGATGTTCCCCTGGAGGGAGGCAcccagaggaggctgcagccttcTGAGGAGCAGCGGTACCAGGAGCTTGCTCTGGAGATCATTGCCAAAGACAGATCTCTGGAGGACATTCTCATGCCTCATCCCCTTAGAAAAACTGCCTTGAACCTGATGGAGAGTTTGTTTCCTGTCAACATTTCCATGCTGGATAAATCacgcaggaaaaggggaaaggcacAGCGTGTGCAGGAGAATGA CAGGAAAAGTCATGGAGATGGACCAGAAGAATGTCCAAAATCTGAGCATGAAACCAAGCAAAGGAGCAAATATCCTGCCTCTATAAGAAACCAAGTCCTGAAGAGGAACAGGGACAGCACAAATGAGCTAGATGACCTCACATCTAAGAAA CTGGAGCTCATGGCCAGTGTCCAATCCAGGCTGCAGGCGTTgtgggaggagcaggagctggttcTCCTGGAAGTCAGGGAATGTGCCAGGTGGGGcgaggagctggaggtgctgctgagggagctgtgcAAGCCGCAGGAGTTTGAGCGCTACCTGATGTTCATCGGGGACCTGGAGAAGGTGCTGAGCCTCCTGCTCTGCCTGTCCAGCCGCCTGGCCCGCGTGCAGAACGCCCTCAGCAGGACGGATGGCAACACAGAGCCCGAGGAGAAG CAATCGCTGAATGAACGGCACCAGCTCTTGTCTCGGCAGCGGGAGGATGCAAAGGACCTGAAGGAGAATCTGGACAGGAGAGAACGTGTGGTCTCTGGAATCCTTGCCAAATACctgacagagcagcagctccaggactaTCAGCACTTTGTTCAAGTCAAGACCTCCTTGCTGATTGAACAGAAGGACCTCGAAGAGCAGATTAAATTTTTTGAAGAACAATTAGAAAATCTCGAGCAAAGCATCCCCATCTAA
- the SOWAHA gene encoding ankyrin repeat domain-containing protein SOWAHA gives MAELDISEEAVMGFLRERGGRVRNTELVSAFRPLLEAAGAGEAEGRAARRERFKAAVNAVATVKETDGVKFVVLKRQFRAAPPAGGDAGAPVPVAIPEPVPVPEPVPVPEPDPAGTPPEEPPGPRAVAELRGLFQGGGGGVPLPGGAAGARREPPPKPCMLPVRCVPTPAAPGPPEPAASPLSPPPLDEEAGSRSPGLRRGPKNHRASEETVVPLEQAEHQWLVLAADGQWTQQLHGLLLGDASLAARRDFISGFTALHWAAKNGNCDMVTNIIRAAEKGGARVNVDARSHGGYTALHLAAIHGQEKIINMLVYSYHAKIDLRDYSGKKPHQYLKEGTSLTIRRLLGDPSLSQNTEHSVPIKKSTKLAASILSSTSTFLGVISDDMAFYDLTKGLRRPSTLNKLLTATTGPRRKPKIRGGFPSYSSLSEVAEEEEEVVVKRRPVSELFFGH, from the coding sequence ATGGCGGAGCTCGACATCAGCGAGGAGGCAGTGATGGGCTTCCTGAGGGAGCGCGGCGGGCGGGTGCGCAACACCGAGCTGGTGAGCGCCTTCCGGCCGCTGCTGGAGGCCGCCGGGGCCGGGGAGGCGgaggggcgggcggcgcggcgggagcGGTTCAAGGCGGCGGTGAACGCCGTGGCCACCGTGAAGGAGACCGACGGCGTCAAGTTCGTGGTGCTGAAGCGGCAGTTCCGCGCTGCCCCGCCGGCGGGGGGCGATGCCGGCGCCCCTGTTCCCGTTGCCATCCCCGAGCCGGTTCCCGTCCCCGAGCCCGTTCCCGTCCCCGAGCCGGACCCCGCCGGGACGCCCCCCGAGGAGCCGCCGGGGCCGCGGGCCGTGGCCGAGCTGCGGGGCCTGTtccagggcggcggcggcggggtgCCCCTGCccgggggcgcggcgggggcCCGGCGGGAGCCGCCGCCCAAGCCCTGCATGCTGCCCGTGCGCTGCGTGCCGACCcccgccgccccggggccgcccgagCCGGCCGCCAGCCCGCTGTCCCCGCCGCCGCTGGACGAGGAGGCCGGGTCCCGCTCGCCGGGGCTGCGGAGGGGGCCCAAGAACCACCGGGCCAGCGAGGAGACCGTGGTGCCCCTGGAGCAGGCGGAGCACCAGTGGCTGGTGCTGGCGGCCGACGGGCAGTGGACGCAGCAGCTCCACGGGCTGCTGCTGGGCGACGCCAGCCTGGCGGCTCGCAGGGACTTCATCTCCGGCTTCACCGCCCTGCACTGGGCCGCCAAGAACGGCAACTGCGACATGGTGACCAACATCATCCGAGCGGCCGAGAAGGGCGGCGCCCGTGTCAATGTGGATGCCAGGTCGCACGGTGGCTACACGGCGCTGCACCTGGCTGCCATTCACGGCCAGGAGAAGATCATCAACATGCTCGTCTACAGCTACCATGCCAAGATTGACCTGAGGGACTACAGTGGGAAGAAGCCGCACCAGTACCTAAAGGAAGGGACATCCCTTACAATTAGACGTTTGCTGGGGGACCCCAGCCTTTCCCAAAACACGGAACACTCCGTGCCCATCAAGAAATCTACAAAGCTTGCGGCTTCAATCTTGAGCTCCACGAGCACTTTCCTGGGAGTCATATCCGATGACATGGCTTTCTATGATCTCACCAAAGGTTTGAGGAGGCCCTCAACTTTAAACAAGCTTCTGACTGCCACTACGGGCCCGAGGAGGAAGCCAAAGATCAGAGGGGGCTTCCCTTCATATTCCTCACTCTCTGAGgtagcagaggaggaggaagaggttgTCGTGAAACGCAGACCCGTTTCTGAGCTGTTCTTTGGCCACTAG